Genomic segment of Eretmochelys imbricata isolate rEreImb1 chromosome 24, rEreImb1.hap1, whole genome shotgun sequence:
GCTAGGTGTCCCTGGGGAGGTCCCTGCACCCCTCGGAGATgtgctgggtgagggggcagttcccagcccagccctggcccgaCAATACAGGCAGAGGCCAGGTCCCCAGCTGGACCCTTTGCCAGGTGTGAGCAGGAAGGCTGGGGACCTGGAGGCATGGAttacagcccctccccccaaaagctgGGCACACACAGGGCCAGGGTGCTCAAAGCACAGCCCCGAGGAGCACAGGCTGCTGGGGCAGAATCCCAGGCACACAGGGAGATGTGCTGCCATCCTCCCGCCCCTGTACATGGTATCACGCACAGCCAGCGCCTGGCACGGGGTTCTCTGGTTGGGGCCTGAGGGCTCCCAAGGGCTGAGCACTGCAGCTGGCATATCGGAGTGATCAATGCACCTAGCAGAGGGAATGAAGGGGCCAGGTTCAGGGAcgtacagcactgagcacaagGACAGCCCAGGCAGGGCAAGGtacaggggggtggggctgagttCAGGGACATACAGCACGCAGCACACAGGCAACCCGTCCCCAGTCGCTACACAAGGCAGACAGAGTCTCAGCCATCTTGAGCAGTTCCCAGGCAGTGTTTATTCACAGCTTGCAGGAGTCAGGCCAAAGGGCTGTCAGAACCCGGCAGTGTCCCGCTAACATGCTGAGGGAGCTGGTGGGTCAGCCAGGAGAGAGGCTATGCTACCAACCACCCCCACTGTAGggccctggctccccactccagccctgttGGGAGTACGGGCTGGGCCGGTTATGCCAGCGCAGGTCGCCGCACGCTAAGCACCCGGCAACGGTGCCCAAGTGCACCCAGCCCGCAGCTCCCGGCGCTCAGGGCCTGAGGAGAGTCACCAGCGCCCCACCAGGAGGTGGGCTCTGGGGAAAGCCAGGCCAGCCTGGGGGTATAGCTGGGAGCTGGGCAAAGCTTCaccacaggccctgccctcacctgAGTGCCAGGCTGGCCTGCCCACATCTTGCCAGGGACCTTCCTTCCCCCAGCAGGGcccaaactccctgccctgagcccagcctgtGCCACTGGGGAGTCTGGAGTGGAGACCGAGGCAGCAGGGCAGACGGACACCCCCTGGAAAAGCCTCATCGCCCGCAGGGCCATGGGCAGAGCCGCCACTGAGGGGCGGCAGCAACAGCCCCCAGCAATTGCCAGGGCAGCAGGGCCTCTGCTCCCTGGCACCCTGTATGCCACACAACAGTGTCAAAGAGACCCCCCAGGAAGAGgggaggccaggccaggcccttGGGATACAGTAGCCATGCTGGGGCCTTGCATACAGGACACCGGGCCAGACATACAGGGCAGCATGCAGCCAGCTCCTGGGCTCAGACATCAGCCCCGGCCAGCAGAGACTCCAACACCCCTGGCACTAGGCACAGTCAGCCAGGAACCACTCTGTTGGCCGGGGAAGGGGGAGGCGGCTCAGGGCCGTGTCGCACAGCATAGCTCCTCTGGGCATGTGGCTGGCTCCCCACTTGGTCCATGGCATCCCGCAGCCAAGAACCTTTCTCTCGCTTGCCCTTGGCAGCCTCAGGGGAGGAGACCAGGCCCAGCCACTGCAGCACAAACATCCTGTGGGGAACGGCAATGCCAGCTCCCTCGAGGAGTCACGTCACTGCACTAAGCACCCTTTCCTGGCACCCCCTTCTCCAGCACTGCAGACAGAAACAGCTCTTCTTCCCTTCCCAGCCTGTCCCCACCCACCTGGCATCTCCCATACGCTATGGAGATGTGGAGTCACTCCCGCCTCTCAGCCCGTGCTGCCAGCTCCAGAGCCCACTTGCTCCATTTTCAAGCAAGCCCCTTGGTGCAGCTCCCTATACACATCTGCACCACGCCCTCTTAATCCTCCTTCATACCCCCTTTGGGGTGATGCCTGCAGAAAACACTTGGGTTATACTGCTCGCATGCAGAGAGCATTGCCCGTCCCGCTGCCCTGCCTCAGTCCTTATCACACCACCTTGCTCTTGTCTAGCAATTCTCATCAGCAGATCTCCACATGCTTTACAATGGGAGGTGctatcattatgcccattttacagatgaggaaactgaggcaccaaaggGAAGTGACCTACTGCAGATCCcgcagtccagtgctctagctgctgcctcccccatctgtctgcaCCATCTCCTGTTTCagactgtgagctccttggggcagagaccatctttctgttctgtgtttgtacagcccctggcACTAGGGGTCCTGTCCAGgattggggctcctaggcactaccgtaatacacctaataaatagtAACACTGCCTGCTGGGATGGAGGGGACCACCAGAGAGGGGTGCCAGTgcctatcccccacccccacgatATGGAGCGGTCCATCCCCCTGGGGACAGCGTGGAGGGGCTCCGAATCAGCAGAGGCTGCTGCCAGGGCCAAGAACAGGAGCTCCGATTTCCCTGGGCATGAGCGAGTTCAGCTACCGCAAActgacagagacacacacacacacacacacacacacccccaggtgCCCAGAGCCGAGTGCGCTGGTAATGCCACATATGGCTATGTACAAGGGGTGCCatccctccctggccaggagcacAGAACAACCGGCTCCATCCTCGGGCAGTGAGTTGCTGGCAGCCGGGGGCAGGGTGCCCAGCTCCAGGGAGGCGGACACAGGGAGGGGGCTAGGATCCAGATGTAGTTGTGGCGAGGGGGGGGTTTCAGACTGCAACCTTGGGGGGCAGCTCCCCGGCGCTAACACTGATCCAGGAGAAGGGTCATGCATGGGGCCCACCTTGCCTAAGCGaccgctctccctgccccaggcgctgggactggctgggcagccAGGCGCTTCAGGGAGTATGGCGCAGAGGGCTGGAGAGTGCCCCTCCACTGCTCACAATCTCAGCTTCGCAGGGGCACCATGTCCCAGGAGGAGTCGTAGTGCTGGACACGGCAGACCCAGCAGAGCCGGGCGCTGCAGCCGCACCCTGGCCCCAGGCTGCcactggggagcagcagggcaggCCTAAATGAGCCGTTTGGTGGCAAGTTCTGCAAAGCCACCAGCAGTATAAGTCCCCTCCCCGAGGCAGGAGAGGAAGCATCTGCAGAGGTGCTATGGAGGTCACACGTCGTAGTTGGGCAGGTAGCTGTAGGCAGGGGCCCCGCCTGATGGGGGGCTGCAGTTACACGGGAAAAACCAGCAGATCACAAAGCCTGgaagaggagagaggaggggaggggagaggagatcaGTGTGGGCAGGGAGCCCAGAGGCATCACAGCACGGCCTGGCCCAGACAGGCTCAGCCCCGGGACCTGCCCTAGCCCACACAGGCTATTCAGGTATAGTTACCCTGGTGTCACCCTTGGGGGGCACTCGTTTGGGTACAAATGTCCTGGTAGGGGATCAGCCTGGGATCTAGGTTATGGTCACACCTTGGCTCACACCAGTCTAAATTCCCCAGGAAGTACAAGCCCTCAGGGCAGCCTCagtaactgccccccccccccgaggaacCCCAGCCCACCCTCCACCTGGCCCGGTCACGTACCCCGTCCAAACACCTCCCGCAGCAGCGCGATCTTCGGCTTCCGGGTGTGAGCCACCTCCCGGCGTGCCTCCTTCAGCAGCCGGTTCCGCAGCTGCTCGATCGGAGTCTCATCCATGATGATAGAGACCACCTGAGAAACAAGAGGGGAGCCTGACGCACTGTCCAGCCCTCCCAGGGAGAGAGGTGTGTGGATTTACAGCTACactcctagaatcatagaatcatagaatatcagggttggaagggacccctgaaggtcatctagtccaaccccctgctcgaagcaggaccaattcccagttaaatcatcccagccagggctttgtcaagcctgaccttaaaaacttccaaggaaggagattccaccatctccctaggcaacgcattccagtgtttcaccaccctcttagtgaaaaagtttttcctaatatccaatctaaacctcccccactgcaacttgagaccattactcctcgttctgtcatctgctaccattgagaacagtctatagccatcctctttggaaccccctttcaggtagttgaaagcagctatcaaatcccccctcattcttctcttctgcaggctaaacaatcccagctccctcagcctctcctcataagtcatgtgttctagacccctaatcatttttgttgcccttcgctggactctctccaatttatccacatccttcttgtagtgtggggcccaaaactggacacagtactccagatgaggcctcaccaatgtcgaatagagggggacgatcacgtccctcgatctgctcgctatgcccctacgtatacatcccaaaatgccattggccttcttggcaacaagggcacactgctgactcatatccagcttctcgtccactgtcacccctaggtccttttccgcagaactgctgcctagccattcggtcctctCTCaacagggggcgctgtggggaatAGGGCAGGGCGCTGGTTGtggagggagctcctggctactccagccctggcctctcccagcagaggaCGCTGTATAGGGGCGCTGGCTGTGaggagctcccagctactccaggCCTAGaatctcccagcagggggcgctgtagggtATAGGGTATGGGCACTgactgtggggggagctcccagctacccCAGTGCTAgactctcccagcagggggtgctgtgggggatgAGGCATGAAGCCACCTGGTGTGGTGCTCCTTGAAGACTAACCTGGTCATAGAAGATGACGGTAACGAAGACCCCGAAGAGGATGGACTCCACCAGCAGGACAATGCAGTGAGCCCTAGGGGGGAAGGGAGCAGTCAGGGCCCAGCCTGCTCAGGCATCCCCAAGGGCAGGCTCAGGTCTTACTACTGAGGATTCTGGCCCAGAACCACCCACCCACATGTCATAGGCCCTGTACTGATGACAGCCGCTGGAGAGTTGACCGCCACATCGGGGAAGAGGCTCTGGGGGCAGAAGACAGAGAAGCCCTGTGGCTGCAGAGTCCCAGAGGGCCCTGGCACACAGCAGTGACAGCCTGAACCTCCAGCTGGCTATGGGCTTGGTACAACACCCGGCTCCTCTAGCACCTCATGAGGGGACTCAGggccactccctcccccacagctctatGGGGCAGGAACTCAGTGTCACCCATAGGGAGCAGGGCtgaaatggaacccaggtgtcctgcctctAGGACCTCTCCTCCCCTTGCTGGGATCTGCCTGCACCCAACAGCCAGGGACGGGGGGAATCAGGCTGTGACCCCTGCACACTTACATCTGGACGTGGTTGTTAGAGAAGCCTCCAGCCACACCTTCCATCTTCCCAGGGAAGCTCCTGTCTACCGGCCACAGCCACATGGTTAACACCAGCCCCATCGCATAGAGACTAGCCAGCCCTGAGACAGAGCCACAGGTCAGCGCAGGCCAGAGACAAGCACCCTGGCCCTGGGCTTGGGCCAGGCTCAGAATCCCCCACCCAGGCTAAGGCCAGACAACCTGGCCAGGAGGCAGCCTCGGGGAAAGGGCAGGTGCCGGCTGCGGCAGAGCCGAGTTCCGGAGTCACAGCCCCAGTTAATGCCCTTTGATCTCACCCCACCTGCCCTGCGAGGGCTGCCCAGGGCCCAGCCGCTCACCATTAACTGCTTCACTCCTGACCACCCCATCCCAACGCTCACCCCGGGTGGGACAGCCAAGCCCCCCTGTCCCCAGGGTCCTTTCAGCTTCTACACATGGAGACGTcaagggggagcagggagtggagccGAGGGAGGGCAGGCGGTGGCtaaggggctggtgtggggtcacacagggagcagagcagagcgtggcagtggctggggggtcatacagggagcagagcagagcagagagcGGGCAGGCGGTGGCTATAGGGTGTCCCACAGAGAGCAGAGCAGAagggggtaggggttaggggtcATGCAGGGAGCAaagcagaggggggcaggggctggcaggcAGGGGATGGAACAGGGGCTACGcagggagctggggcatgtaGCACTGCCAGCTCACGCCAGCCAGAGcgtccccccacacccagctacaAGCTGGGCTTCCTGGGTCCTCCCGCCCAGCCTGCCCTTGGCCGTTGCTGCAGAAGGGCTGTAGGAGGCGCCAGGGAGACGCTCACTCCAGCTGGCCAGCTTCCTACGGTGCAGGGCTGTGGGACCAGAGTTCCTTCTAGTGAGGGACAGAAgaacagcagggggctggcaggATGGCAGCAGCCAGGGACCCACGGCGGGGGAGGGCACAGCTCTATGCTGGTGCTGCATCCCCAGGCCCACATCAGAGCTCCCTACAGCCGGCTCCCCCCGGCTGGGCAGCCACATACCAGTGTAGAAGAGGAACTGGATGAAGTATTTCTGGTTTAACTCGCCAACGCAGTTGTTGATCCTACAGAGAGAGCACATGTCTGGTCAGGGTCAGCAGAGTGGCATCGCCTGCAATGGCTGGCGTCAGGCACCAGGTGCCCCGTCCCTGACCCTCCCCGGCACCTGCACCCAAGGACAGCAAAGCAAAGCCCCTGTGGAGGGTCGGTTCCACCTGCCAGGGACAAACAGCCCTTTCTTGGgggagggcagctcacagcaacaGGGCAGGCAATGGAGAATCCCACACCCCCCGGGAAGTTCAGGGACACCCACTGAGCTGAAGCAGGCCCGGGACCCTGGGGTTAACACCTTTCTCCCAAAGGGCACCCAAGGATTTGGAACAAGCCCGAGCACTCCTCCAGCAGTAACACAGCTCCCCCTAGTGCTACCCTGAGGCATTGCCTCCCCCCTCACGTCCCCAGTGCCACTGCCAGCAGCCTCAAGGTGgcgcccagccctgcccagctcaGCTGATGTGGCCAGAGAGGACTCTGGCAGGTGCCACTGCCCTGGGGACAGAACTGGGATTCGCAGGCCCCTCCAGAACAGCATATCCCTGGAGAGATCCCAGAGCTCTGCTTCCACCTGCGAGGGCCTATGCACGCCCCCACCTCGGAGCATCGCCCCCAGCACAGGGGACACCtcacctggggggcagggaagcagaAGGTGAAGCTGCAGGTGGTGGGAGAAGGGAGTGAAGGGGGCTGCACCGCACAGACCGCGGCCACAGCAGGTTTGCTCTGCAGCAACAGGCCCAACAGCCATGGCAGGGCCCACAGGGGGAGCCAGGGTCTCTGCACgtgcccccctctcctccctgcagctCGCATGGGTCAGCGCTGTTACCAGGCCCCCAGTGCAAGCTGCAGGCACCTTACCAGGGGCAGTGGTGATCCATGCGGCGGACGCAGCGGTGGCAGATGCGGCAGTGGTGCGCCCGTGGCGGGCGGTACGTCTCACAGCGGTTACACACCGTCCAGTCCTCATTGCTCTGGGGAGCAGAGAAGAGAACTCTTagctgcagccctccctgggaTCCTGGAGACCCGCCGGAGCAGGCACTGGCAGAGGTAATGCCAGGGGCCGGGAGGACAGGCGGGCCAGCAGCGATGGGCATCACAGCAGTCTGGGGAGtccagcactggagcagcaggagccatggggcaggcagtgacaggtggagctggggaggggagggagcctaGACAGCCCCAGCACTTCGATAAGCCCTTGGATTTTGCAAATAAAAGCAGAAGACGGGAGTCTGGCTCCCTCCCCACGCAGGTCCATACAGGCTGGAAATACTCTGGGTTTTTGCCACTAGGAGGCACCTTTGAGCAAGGTAAAAGGGCTGTGCAGGCTGGAGAGGAACACGGGAGAAGCCCCTGAGATGCTCAGAGCTGGACAAACTaaagccctggggcagggacttagGGACCAGTCCCAGCTTGGCAGGGAACTGACCATCAGGCCTGTCACCAGCATCCCGGAGCCCTCCCCGGGCAAGTGTCTCCACTGCGGAGTTTTGGGCCCATGCACAGCAAGTGCTGTTGGCAGAGTCACTGGGATCGCTGCATGCCCAGCCCTGGCATTTGCTCACCTGTGAGCTCCCCTGCCATCTCCCCTGACAAGACACAAAGCTCCACTTCCCAGAACAGCTGCATCAACCCTGGGGGGTTCTCCACAGCCAGCCAGAGCTGGCACCACTGCAAAGGGAACACGGGGTCTGCTGGAAGGTTTGAGACTGACTCCTGCGCTGGCTGACCCAGCAGGGAGCAACCCTTGTGGCTCAGCCattgcatggggtggggggcttggctGCCAGCCCAGCACACGGGGATGGGGGGGCTGTGCAGTCATGCCAGGATTCTGCCATTCCTAGGCTGTAACCTGGCCATGTGCACTCCTGCCAGCTCAGCATCTTCGCCTTGCGTGGGGGGCGTGACCAGCTGCCGAGGTGCTTAGGGGCAGCTGATCACGTAGGGCGAGTCTCCTGCTACCCGAGGCTCAGACTGTCTCCAGCCACAGGGAGAGAC
This window contains:
- the LOC144279778 gene encoding palmitoyltransferase ZDHHC3-like isoform X1; translation: MGVAGPGRCGRDPCGALCLLLTYLSVAYADYVILTHILLQPGFRGSLWCPFHAVMFNLIVLLLLACHTRAVFADPGMVPLPDTAIDFSDLRGNTPHKNERSNEDWTVCNRCETYRPPRAHHCRICHRCVRRMDHHCPWINNCVGELNQKYFIQFLFYTGLASLYAMGLVLTMWLWPVDRSFPGKMEGVAGGFSNNHVQMAHCIVLLVESILFGVFVTVIFYDQVVSIIMDETPIEQLRNRLLKEARREVAHTRKPKIALLREVFGRGFVICWFFPCNCSPPSGGAPAYSYLPNYDV
- the LOC144279778 gene encoding palmitoyltransferase ZDHHC3-like isoform X2, which gives rise to MFNLIVLLLLACHTRAVFADPGMVPLPDTAIDFSDLRGNTPHKNERSNEDWTVCNRCETYRPPRAHHCRICHRCVRRMDHHCPWINNCVGELNQKYFIQFLFYTGLASLYAMGLVLTMWLWPVDRSFPGKMEGVAGGFSNNHVQMAHCIVLLVESILFGVFVTVIFYDQVVSIIMDETPIEQLRNRLLKEARREVAHTRKPKIALLREVFGRGFVICWFFPCNCSPPSGGAPAYSYLPNYDV